In Cicer arietinum cultivar CDC Frontier isolate Library 1 chromosome 7, Cicar.CDCFrontier_v2.0, whole genome shotgun sequence, a single window of DNA contains:
- the LOC101512985 gene encoding pathogenesis-related protein PR-1 — protein MKSHMFLCFFLFVMSFTTKTVSPTTPQSSSYEIYEQYLIEHKKPDNETIYKVSKQLCWGCMAESLEFLFRHNLVRASKWEVPLMWDFQLEQYARWWANQRKSDCKVEHSFPENGFKLGENIYWGSGSDWTPTDAVKAWADEEKYYTYFTNSCLAGQMCGHYTQIVWKSTRRIACARVVCDDGDVFMTCNYDPVGNYVGERPY, from the coding sequence ATGAAATCCCATATGTTCCTGTGCTTCTTCCTTTTTGTGATGAGCTTCACCACGAAAACAGTGTCACCAACCACTCCCCAATCTTCTTCTTACGAAATATATGAGCAATATTTGATCGAGCATAAGAAGCCAGACAATGAAACCATATACAAGGTATCAAAGCAGCTATGTTGGGGGTGCATGGCAGAGTCACTAGAATTCTTATTCAGACACAACTTAGTAAGAGCATCGAAATGGGAAGTTCCACTGATGTGGGACTTTCAGCTGGAACAATACGCAAGGTGGTGGGCTAATCAAAGAAAATCAGATTGCAAAGTTGAACATTCTTTCCCTGAAAACGGTTTCAAGTTAGGAGAGAACATATATTGGGGTAGTGGTTCTGATTGGACACCAACAGATGCTGTTAAAGCTTGGGCTGATGAAGAGAAATATTACACTTATTTCACTAATTCATGTCTTGCTGGTCAAATGTGTGGACATTATACTCAGATTGTGTGGAAAAGTACTAGAAGGATTGCTTGTGCTCGAGTTGTTTGTGATGATGGAGATGTGTTTATGACTTGTAACTATGATCCTGTTGGTAATTATGTTGGGGAGCGAccttattaa
- the UGT78G2 gene encoding flavonoid 3-O-glucosyltransferase — protein MMPNLLKDETNVEKLHVAILAFPFGTHASPLLSLVRKIAGEVPKVTFSFFTTTASNATLFSPNNDCLPNIKHYNVDDGLPEGYVPSGHPLEPIFLFIKAMPENFKSVMDEAVAETGKDITCLVTDAFYWFAADLAQQINAKWVPLWTAGPHALLTHIYTDLLRHACKQVHDVQNVDLIPGFPELKVCDLPEGVIDDTDGPFATMLHKMGLELPRATAIAINSFATIHPLIENDLNSKFKLLLNVGPFMLTTPQPLISDEQGCLEWLNQHKNFSVVYISFGSTIIPPPHELIALAESLEECGFPFIWALRGDPKEKLPNGFLERTITKGKIVSWAPQMEILKHSSVGVCLTHCGWNSVLECIVGGVPMISRPFFGDQKLNARMLESVWEIGVGVDHGVLTKESTVKALKLIMSSEKGGVMRQNIVKLKESALKAVEQNGTSTKNFTTLIQIVTS, from the exons ATGATGCCGAACTTGTTGAAAGATGAAACCAATGTTGAGAAATTACATGTTGCCATTTTGGCATTTCCATTTGGAACACATGCATCTCCACTTCTTAGTCTAGTGAGAAAAATAGCAGGGGAGGTGCCAAAAGTAACATTTTCATTCTTCACCACAACAGCATCAAATGCTACCTTATTTTCTCCAAATAATGATTGTCTTCCTAATATAAAGCATTATAATGTTGATGATGGGTTACCAGAAGGTTATGTGCCTTCAGGACACCCACTTGAACCAATTTTTCTGTTCATTAAGGCAATGCCAGAGAACTTTAAAAGTGTTATGGATGAGGCAGTGGCAGAGACAGGGAAGGATATAACTTGTTTGGTTACGGATGCTTTTTATTGGTTTGCTGCTGATCTTGCTCAACAAATTAATGCCAAATGGGTTCCTCTTTGGACTGCAGGACCTCATGCTCTTCTTACTCATATTTACACTGATCTTCTCAGACATGCCTGCAAACAAG ttcATGATGTCCAAAATGTTGATCTCATTCCTGGTTTTCCCGAGCTAAAGGTTTGTGATTTGCCTGAAGGGGTAATAGATGATACAGATGGACCATTTGCAACAATGTTACACAAAATGGGACTAGAGTTACCACGAGCAACTGCAATCGCCATAAACTCATTTGCTACAATACACCCCCTTATTGAGAATGATTTGAATTCCAAATTCAAATTACTACTTAATGTTGGTCCATTCATGTTGACAACACCACAACCTTTGATTTCGGATGAACAAGGTTGTTTAGAATGGTTGAACCAACATAAGAATTTCTCGGTAGTGTATATTAGCTTTGGAAGTACCATAATACCCCCACCTCATGAGCTCATTGCATTGGCAGAGTCCTTAGAAGAATGTGGATTTCCATTCATTTGGGCCTTAAGGGGTGATCCAAAGGAAAAATTGCCAAATGGTTTTTTGGAAAGGACAATAACTAAAGGGAAAATTGTTTCATGGGCTCCTCAAATGGAAATCCTTAAACACTCTTCAGTTGGTGTGTGTTTGACACATTGTGGGTGGAATTCAGTGTTGGAATGTATTGTTGGTGGTGTGCCTATGATTAGTAGACCATTTTTTGGAGATCAAAAGTTGAATGCAAGAATGTTGGAAAGTGTTTGGGAGATTGGTGTGGGTGTTGACCATGGAGTTTTGACTAAAGAATCCACTGTAAAAGCTTTGAAATTAATCATGTCAAGTGAGAAAGGTGGAGTAATGCGCCAAAATATTGTTAAACTCAAGGAGTCGGCATTGAAAGCTGTTGAACAAAATGGTACTTCTACAAAGAATTTCACTACTTTGATACAAATTGTGACAAGTTAG
- the LOC101513312 gene encoding pathogenesis-related protein PR-1: MSHSMSLKCFNFALFLFLLTTTSNASANYIANRKQYRSFSNQFLLPQNRARSILGLRPLVWDTKLTHYAQWYANQRRNDCALEHSNGPYGENIFWGSGFGWKPAQAVSAWVDEKEYYNYGDNSCADGQMCGHYTQVVWSSTTKVGCASVVCSEGKGTFMTCNYDPPGNYYGERPY; this comes from the coding sequence ATGAGTCATTCTATGAGCCTAAAGTGTTTCAATTTCGCTTTGTTTCTATTTCTTCTCACAACCACTTCCAATGCGAGTGCAAATTATATTGCAAATAGAAAACAATATCGAAGCTTCTCAAACCAATTTCTGCTTCCTCAAAATAGAGCTCGATCTATTTTGGGGTTGCGACCATTGGTTTGGGACACAAAACTAACACATTACGCGCAATGGTACGCCAACCAGAGGCGCAACGATTGCGCATTGGAGCACTCTAATGGGCCATATGGTGAGAACATTTTTTGGGGAAGTGGTTTTGGGTGGAAACCAGCACAAGCAGTGAGTGCTTGGGTTGATGAGAAAGAGTATTACAATTATGGGGACAATTCTTGTGCTGATGGACAAATGTGTGGACATTATACGCAGGTTGTGTGGAGTTCTACTACAAAAGTTGGATGTGCTAGTGTTGTGTGTTCTGAAGGTAAAGGTACTTTTATGACTTGTAATTATGATCCTCCTGGAAATTACTATGGAGAAAGGCCTTATTGA
- the LOC101512343 gene encoding CBL-interacting serine/threonine-protein kinase 21 isoform X3, translating into MVSPKTIGKYKLGRTIGEGAFSKVKLAFNSNNGEKVAIKVIDKHMVMKNNLKHQVQSEIRTMKLLNHPNIVRIHEVLGTKTKIYIVMEYVSGGQLLDKMTYANKLNEREARKLFQQLIDAVDYCHNKGVYHRDLKPDNVLNTRCGSPCYVAPELLVSKGYDGAASDVWSCGVILFELLAGFLPFDDPNLMSLYHKICRAEYICAPWFSQSQKTLIAKILEPRPGKRITISNIIEDEWFQTDYKPACAYEFDPTVNMDDDSAAFNSIEQKTTKSKISKSSSFINAFELIAMFQDLDLSALFEEQDHKKQTRRFGSQHTIIETIEKIEAAATHARLSVEKMNNFKIKLHPKQTMTRYSRSYFDLSAKVTEVAPTHCVVEISKSAGDLRMYNEFCESLSSLLKQKSRVSSEGEDLVDQCDAGGIEKQDAEL; encoded by the exons ATGGTGTCTCCAAAAACTATAGGGAAGTATAAGCTTGGCAGGACAATAGGAGAAGGTGCATTCTCTAAGGTTAAACTTGCTTTCAATAGCAACAATGGTGAAAAAGTTGCAATCAAGGTCATTGACAAACATATGGTCATGAAAAACAATCTTAAGCATCAG GTGCAAAGTGAAATTAGAACAATGAAACTTCTAAATCATCCTAATATTGTTAGAATTCATGAG GTTCTTggcacaaaaacaaaaatatacattGTGATGGAATATGTATCTGGAGGTCAACTATTGGACAAGATG ACTTATGCCAATAAATTGAATGAACGTGAGGCAAGAAAACTATTCCAGCAACTTATTGATGCTGTGGACTACTGCCATAACAAGGGAGTTTATCATAGAGATCTTAAG CCTGATAATGTCTTAAACACAAGGTGTGGTTCCCCGTGCTATGTGGCTCCCGAG CTTCTGGTGAGCAAAGGGTATGATGGAGCAGCTTCTGATGTTTGGTCATGTGGAGTAATTCTTTTTGAATTACTTGCTGGTTTTCTACCATTTGATGACCCGAACTTGATGAGCTTATACCATAAG ATATGCCGAGCAGAATATATATGTGCCCCTTGGTTTAGTCAAAGTCAGAAGACACTAATCGCCAAAATACTTGAACCACGTCCTGGAAAG CGGATAACTATATCGAATATTATTGAAGATGAGTGGTTTCAAACAGATTATAAGCCTGCTTGCGCGTATGAATTTGATCCGACCGTTAACATGGATGACGATAGCGCTGCTTTCAATTCAATTGAG CAGAAAACTACAAAGTCAAAAATATCCAAGTCATCAAGCTTCATTAATGCGTTTGAATTGATAGCCATGTTTCAGGACCTTGATCTATCTGCTCTTTTTGAAGAACAG GATCACAAGAAGCAGACAAGGAGGTTTGGATCCCAACACACAATCATTGAAACCATAGAAAAAATAGAAGCTGCTGCAACACATGCGAGACTGTCAGTAGAAAAAATGAACAACTTTAAG ATAAAATTGCACCCGAAACAAACAATGACTAGGTATTCTAGATCATACTTTGATCTATCAGCTAAG GTGACAGAAGTTGCACCAACTCATTGTGTTGTAGAAATATCAAAATCTGCAGGAGATCTAAGAATGTACAATGAA TTTTGTGAAAGCTTATCAAGTCTGCTGAAACAAAAATCTAGAGTGTCATCAGAAGGCGAAGACTTGGTAGATCAATGCGACGCTGGAGGCATAGAAAAGCAAGATGCTGAATTGTAG
- the LOC101512671 gene encoding putative lipase C4A8.10: protein MNLFNFNLTPSLVLILVPTIVFCMIKMKLLRRFGRCYLKKSKPNSKKETSSDAKLLPPHLVIMVNGIIGSSADWRYAAEQFLNKLPDQLFVHRSECNTSKLTFDGVDRMGERLAEEVLSVVRRWPGLQKISFVAHSLGGLVARYAIGKLFAHSSTLEAEVTSRSCNCKEETVCTKNCIDHHYEARIAGLEPMNFITFATPHLGSRGHKQLPLLCGLPFXXXXASQTAHLVAGRTGKHLFLTDNDDGKRPLLLRMVDDSEDLKFMSALCAFKRRVAYANANFDHMVGWRTSSIRRQHELPKSNLQVIDRKYPHVVHVKGGTVDDISNKESTNAGGQTIDLEEEMIRGLTKVSWERVDVSFQKSKQRYIAHSTIQVKTYWLNSDGSDVIFHMIDNFII, encoded by the exons ATGAATTTATTCAACTTCAACCTTACGCCATCATTAGTCCTAATACTTGTACCTACGATTGTTTTTTGTATGATCAAAATGAAATTGCTTCGGCGATTTGGAAGGTGTTATTTGAAGAAATCCAAACCGAATTCAAAGAAAGAGACTAGTAGTGATGCGAAGCTCCTTCCTCCACACCTTGTCATCATGGTTAATGGCATCATTGGGAG TTCTGCTGATTGGAGATACGCTGCGGAGCAGTTTCTCAACAAACTTCCAGATCAACTCTTCGTCCATC GCAGTGAATGCAATACCTCAAAATTGACATTTGATGGTGTTGATAGAATGGGCGAGAGGCTAGCTGAAGAG GTACTATCTGTTGTTAGACGCTGGCCAGGGTTGCAGAAGATCTCCTTTGTGGCACATTCTTTGGGAGGCTTGGTGGCAAGATATGCTATTGGGAAACTTTTTGCTCACTCTTCAACATTAGAAGCTGAAGTTACCAGCAGAAGTTGCAACTGCAAAGAGGAGACGGTATGTACAAAGAATTGTATTGACCATCATTATGAAGCTAGAATTGCTGGTTTAGAGCCAATGAATTTTATAACCTTTGCAACGCCGCATCTGGGTTCAAGAGGACATAAACAG CTTCCATTACTTTGTGGCCTTCCTTTCNNNNNNNNNN GAGCGTCTCAAACTGCACATTTGGTTGCAGGGAGAACTGGAAAGCATCTCTTCCTTACGGATAACGATGATGGAAAGCGTCCTCTTCTCCTCCGAATGGTTGATGATTCTGaagatttaaaatttat GTCAGCTTTATGTGCATTTAAGCGTCGCGTAGCATATGCAAATGCAAACTTTGATC ATATGGTTGGGTGGCGCACCTCATCAATTCGGCGTCAACATGAACTTCCAAAG TCTAACCTTCAAGTAATTGATCGGAAATACCCGCACGTTGTGCATGTCAAAGGTGGGACTGTTGATGATATTTCCAATAAAGAATCTACTAATGCTGGAGGCCAAACAATTGACTTGGAAG AGGAGATGATAAGGGGTCTCACTAAGGTTTCTTGGGAGCGTGTAGATGTTAGCTTTCAGAAGAGTAAACAGCGGTATATTGCTCACTCTACGATCCAG GTGAAAACCTACTGGTTGAATTCAGATGGTTCTGATGTGATCTTCCACATGATAGATAACTTCATTATCTAG
- the LOC101512343 gene encoding CBL-interacting serine/threonine-protein kinase 21 isoform X2, translating to MVSPKTIGKYKLGRTIGEGAFSKVKLAFNSNNGEKVAIKVIDKHMVMKNNLKHQVQSEIRTMKLLNHPNIVRIHEVLGTKTKIYIVMEYVSGGQLLDKMTYANKLNEREARKLFQQLIDAVDYCHNKGVYHRDLKPENLLLDSKGNLKVSDFGLSALKKPDNVLNTRCGSPCYVAPELLVSKGYDGAASDVWSCGVILFELLAGFLPFDDPNLMSLYHKICRAEYICAPWFSQSQKTLIAKILEPRPGKRITISNIIEDEWFQTDYKPACAYEFDPTVNMDDDSAAFNSIEKTTKSKISKSSSFINAFELIAMFQDLDLSALFEEQDHKKQTRRFGSQHTIIETIEKIEAAATHARLSVEKMNNFKIKLHPKQTMTRYSRSYFDLSAKVTEVAPTHCVVEISKSAGDLRMYNEFCESLSSLLKQKSRVSSEGEDLVDQCDAGGIEKQDAEL from the exons ATGGTGTCTCCAAAAACTATAGGGAAGTATAAGCTTGGCAGGACAATAGGAGAAGGTGCATTCTCTAAGGTTAAACTTGCTTTCAATAGCAACAATGGTGAAAAAGTTGCAATCAAGGTCATTGACAAACATATGGTCATGAAAAACAATCTTAAGCATCAG GTGCAAAGTGAAATTAGAACAATGAAACTTCTAAATCATCCTAATATTGTTAGAATTCATGAG GTTCTTggcacaaaaacaaaaatatacattGTGATGGAATATGTATCTGGAGGTCAACTATTGGACAAGATG ACTTATGCCAATAAATTGAATGAACGTGAGGCAAGAAAACTATTCCAGCAACTTATTGATGCTGTGGACTACTGCCATAACAAGGGAGTTTATCATAGAGATCTTAAG CCAGAAAACTTGCTCCTTGACAGCAAGGGAAATCTCAAAGTGTCTGATTTTGGATTAAGTGCACTGAAAAAG CCTGATAATGTCTTAAACACAAGGTGTGGTTCCCCGTGCTATGTGGCTCCCGAG CTTCTGGTGAGCAAAGGGTATGATGGAGCAGCTTCTGATGTTTGGTCATGTGGAGTAATTCTTTTTGAATTACTTGCTGGTTTTCTACCATTTGATGACCCGAACTTGATGAGCTTATACCATAAG ATATGCCGAGCAGAATATATATGTGCCCCTTGGTTTAGTCAAAGTCAGAAGACACTAATCGCCAAAATACTTGAACCACGTCCTGGAAAG CGGATAACTATATCGAATATTATTGAAGATGAGTGGTTTCAAACAGATTATAAGCCTGCTTGCGCGTATGAATTTGATCCGACCGTTAACATGGATGACGATAGCGCTGCTTTCAATTCAATTGAG AAAACTACAAAGTCAAAAATATCCAAGTCATCAAGCTTCATTAATGCGTTTGAATTGATAGCCATGTTTCAGGACCTTGATCTATCTGCTCTTTTTGAAGAACAG GATCACAAGAAGCAGACAAGGAGGTTTGGATCCCAACACACAATCATTGAAACCATAGAAAAAATAGAAGCTGCTGCAACACATGCGAGACTGTCAGTAGAAAAAATGAACAACTTTAAG ATAAAATTGCACCCGAAACAAACAATGACTAGGTATTCTAGATCATACTTTGATCTATCAGCTAAG GTGACAGAAGTTGCACCAACTCATTGTGTTGTAGAAATATCAAAATCTGCAGGAGATCTAAGAATGTACAATGAA TTTTGTGAAAGCTTATCAAGTCTGCTGAAACAAAAATCTAGAGTGTCATCAGAAGGCGAAGACTTGGTAGATCAATGCGACGCTGGAGGCATAGAAAAGCAAGATGCTGAATTGTAG
- the LOC101512343 gene encoding CBL-interacting serine/threonine-protein kinase 21 isoform X4, with product MFQVQSEIRTMKLLNHPNIVRIHEVLGTKTKIYIVMEYVSGGQLLDKMTYANKLNEREARKLFQQLIDAVDYCHNKGVYHRDLKPENLLLDSKGNLKVSDFGLSALKKPDNVLNTRCGSPCYVAPELLVSKGYDGAASDVWSCGVILFELLAGFLPFDDPNLMSLYHKICRAEYICAPWFSQSQKTLIAKILEPRPGKRITISNIIEDEWFQTDYKPACAYEFDPTVNMDDDSAAFNSIEQKTTKSKISKSSSFINAFELIAMFQDLDLSALFEEQDHKKQTRRFGSQHTIIETIEKIEAAATHARLSVEKMNNFKIKLHPKQTMTRYSRSYFDLSAKVTEVAPTHCVVEISKSAGDLRMYNEFCESLSSLLKQKSRVSSEGEDLVDQCDAGGIEKQDAEL from the exons atgtttcagGTGCAAAGTGAAATTAGAACAATGAAACTTCTAAATCATCCTAATATTGTTAGAATTCATGAG GTTCTTggcacaaaaacaaaaatatacattGTGATGGAATATGTATCTGGAGGTCAACTATTGGACAAGATG ACTTATGCCAATAAATTGAATGAACGTGAGGCAAGAAAACTATTCCAGCAACTTATTGATGCTGTGGACTACTGCCATAACAAGGGAGTTTATCATAGAGATCTTAAG CCAGAAAACTTGCTCCTTGACAGCAAGGGAAATCTCAAAGTGTCTGATTTTGGATTAAGTGCACTGAAAAAG CCTGATAATGTCTTAAACACAAGGTGTGGTTCCCCGTGCTATGTGGCTCCCGAG CTTCTGGTGAGCAAAGGGTATGATGGAGCAGCTTCTGATGTTTGGTCATGTGGAGTAATTCTTTTTGAATTACTTGCTGGTTTTCTACCATTTGATGACCCGAACTTGATGAGCTTATACCATAAG ATATGCCGAGCAGAATATATATGTGCCCCTTGGTTTAGTCAAAGTCAGAAGACACTAATCGCCAAAATACTTGAACCACGTCCTGGAAAG CGGATAACTATATCGAATATTATTGAAGATGAGTGGTTTCAAACAGATTATAAGCCTGCTTGCGCGTATGAATTTGATCCGACCGTTAACATGGATGACGATAGCGCTGCTTTCAATTCAATTGAG CAGAAAACTACAAAGTCAAAAATATCCAAGTCATCAAGCTTCATTAATGCGTTTGAATTGATAGCCATGTTTCAGGACCTTGATCTATCTGCTCTTTTTGAAGAACAG GATCACAAGAAGCAGACAAGGAGGTTTGGATCCCAACACACAATCATTGAAACCATAGAAAAAATAGAAGCTGCTGCAACACATGCGAGACTGTCAGTAGAAAAAATGAACAACTTTAAG ATAAAATTGCACCCGAAACAAACAATGACTAGGTATTCTAGATCATACTTTGATCTATCAGCTAAG GTGACAGAAGTTGCACCAACTCATTGTGTTGTAGAAATATCAAAATCTGCAGGAGATCTAAGAATGTACAATGAA TTTTGTGAAAGCTTATCAAGTCTGCTGAAACAAAAATCTAGAGTGTCATCAGAAGGCGAAGACTTGGTAGATCAATGCGACGCTGGAGGCATAGAAAAGCAAGATGCTGAATTGTAG
- the LOC101512343 gene encoding CBL-interacting serine/threonine-protein kinase 21 isoform X1, whose amino-acid sequence MVSPKTIGKYKLGRTIGEGAFSKVKLAFNSNNGEKVAIKVIDKHMVMKNNLKHQVQSEIRTMKLLNHPNIVRIHEVLGTKTKIYIVMEYVSGGQLLDKMTYANKLNEREARKLFQQLIDAVDYCHNKGVYHRDLKPENLLLDSKGNLKVSDFGLSALKKPDNVLNTRCGSPCYVAPELLVSKGYDGAASDVWSCGVILFELLAGFLPFDDPNLMSLYHKICRAEYICAPWFSQSQKTLIAKILEPRPGKRITISNIIEDEWFQTDYKPACAYEFDPTVNMDDDSAAFNSIEQKTTKSKISKSSSFINAFELIAMFQDLDLSALFEEQDHKKQTRRFGSQHTIIETIEKIEAAATHARLSVEKMNNFKIKLHPKQTMTRYSRSYFDLSAKVTEVAPTHCVVEISKSAGDLRMYNEFCESLSSLLKQKSRVSSEGEDLVDQCDAGGIEKQDAEL is encoded by the exons ATGGTGTCTCCAAAAACTATAGGGAAGTATAAGCTTGGCAGGACAATAGGAGAAGGTGCATTCTCTAAGGTTAAACTTGCTTTCAATAGCAACAATGGTGAAAAAGTTGCAATCAAGGTCATTGACAAACATATGGTCATGAAAAACAATCTTAAGCATCAG GTGCAAAGTGAAATTAGAACAATGAAACTTCTAAATCATCCTAATATTGTTAGAATTCATGAG GTTCTTggcacaaaaacaaaaatatacattGTGATGGAATATGTATCTGGAGGTCAACTATTGGACAAGATG ACTTATGCCAATAAATTGAATGAACGTGAGGCAAGAAAACTATTCCAGCAACTTATTGATGCTGTGGACTACTGCCATAACAAGGGAGTTTATCATAGAGATCTTAAG CCAGAAAACTTGCTCCTTGACAGCAAGGGAAATCTCAAAGTGTCTGATTTTGGATTAAGTGCACTGAAAAAG CCTGATAATGTCTTAAACACAAGGTGTGGTTCCCCGTGCTATGTGGCTCCCGAG CTTCTGGTGAGCAAAGGGTATGATGGAGCAGCTTCTGATGTTTGGTCATGTGGAGTAATTCTTTTTGAATTACTTGCTGGTTTTCTACCATTTGATGACCCGAACTTGATGAGCTTATACCATAAG ATATGCCGAGCAGAATATATATGTGCCCCTTGGTTTAGTCAAAGTCAGAAGACACTAATCGCCAAAATACTTGAACCACGTCCTGGAAAG CGGATAACTATATCGAATATTATTGAAGATGAGTGGTTTCAAACAGATTATAAGCCTGCTTGCGCGTATGAATTTGATCCGACCGTTAACATGGATGACGATAGCGCTGCTTTCAATTCAATTGAG CAGAAAACTACAAAGTCAAAAATATCCAAGTCATCAAGCTTCATTAATGCGTTTGAATTGATAGCCATGTTTCAGGACCTTGATCTATCTGCTCTTTTTGAAGAACAG GATCACAAGAAGCAGACAAGGAGGTTTGGATCCCAACACACAATCATTGAAACCATAGAAAAAATAGAAGCTGCTGCAACACATGCGAGACTGTCAGTAGAAAAAATGAACAACTTTAAG ATAAAATTGCACCCGAAACAAACAATGACTAGGTATTCTAGATCATACTTTGATCTATCAGCTAAG GTGACAGAAGTTGCACCAACTCATTGTGTTGTAGAAATATCAAAATCTGCAGGAGATCTAAGAATGTACAATGAA TTTTGTGAAAGCTTATCAAGTCTGCTGAAACAAAAATCTAGAGTGTCATCAGAAGGCGAAGACTTGGTAGATCAATGCGACGCTGGAGGCATAGAAAAGCAAGATGCTGAATTGTAG
- the LOC101513964 gene encoding flavonoid 3-O-glucosyltransferase-like encodes MYTLARFKNWVSTRRGVHAPNVDKLHVAVLAFPFGTHAAPLLSLVRRIAGEAPNITFSFLSTRKLNATLFSGPYDEFIPNIKHYSVHDGLPEGYVPSGNPQEPVFMFINAMPEMYKRAMDEAVADTGKNITCLVTDAFYWFAADLAQKMHAKWVPLWTAGPHSLLTHVYTDLIRERIGGTNVRDAQKVDFLPGFPELKACDLPEGVIDDTDGPFATMLHKMGLELPRATAIAINSFETVHTRIENEVGSNFKLLLNVGPFILTTPQNLISDEHGCLEWLNKHENASVVYISFGSSVTPPPHELAALAESLEECGFPFIWALRGDPKEKLPEGFTERTRTQGKIVAWAPQMEILKHSAIGVCLTHSGWNSVLDCIVGGVPIISRPFFGDQRLNSRMLESIWDIGVGVDHGVLTKESTVNALKLIMSSEKGMVMRQNVAKLQESALQAVEQNGSSAKNFLTLIQIVTS; translated from the exons ATGTATACACTAGCCCGTTTTAAAAACTGGGTGTCCACCAGAAGAGGCGTACATGCACCCAACGTTGATAAATTACATGTAGCCGTTTTGGCATTTCCATTTGGCACACATGCAGCTCCACTCCTTAGCCTCGTACGAAGAATTGCAGGAGAGGCTCCTAATATCACATTTTCATTCTTGAGCACAAGAAAATTAAATGCTACCTTATTTAGTGGGCCATATGACGAGTTTATTCCTAACATAAAGCATTATAGTGTACATGATGGGTTACCAGAAGGATATGTGCCATCAGGGAACCCACAGGAACCcgtttttatgtttattaatgCAATGCCAGAGATGTATAAGCGTGCCATGGATGAGGCTGTGGCAGATACAGGGAAGAATATAACTTGTTTGGTTACGGATGCTTTTTATTGGTTTGCTGCAGATCTTGCTCAAAAAATGCATGCCAAATGGGTTCCTCTATGGACTGCAGGACCTCATTCTCTCCTTACACATGTTTACACCGATCTTATAAGAGAAAGGATAGGCGGTACAAATG TCCGTGATGCCCAAAAAGTGGACTTCCTTCCTGGTTTTCCAGAGCTAAAGGCTTGTGATTTGCCTGAAGGGGTAATAGATGATACAGATGGACCATTTGCAACAATGTTACACAAAATGGGACTAGAGTTACCACGAGCAACTGCAATCGCCATAAACTCATTCGAAACAGTACACACTCGTATTGAAAATGAGGTAGGTTCCAATTTCAAATTACTACTAAACGTTGGTCCATTCATATTGACAACACCACAAAATCTAATTTCGGATGAACACGGGTGCTTAGAATGGCTGAACAAACACGAGAATGCCTCAGTAGTTTATATTAGCTTTGGAAGTTCCGTAACGCCCCCACCTCATGAGCTCGCTGCATTGGCAGAGTCCTTAGAAGAATGTGGATTTCCATTCATTTGGGCCTTAAGGGGTGATCCAAAGGAAAAATTGCCAGAAGGGTTTACAGAAAGAACAAGGACACAAGGAAAAATTGTTGCATGGGCTCCTCAAATGGAAATCCTTAAACACTCTGCAATTGGTGTTTGTTTGACACATTCTGGTTGGAATTCAGTGTTGGATTGCATTGTTGGTGGTGTACCAATTATTAGTAGACCTTTTTTTGGAGATCAAAGGTTGAATTCACGGATGCTAGAAAGTATTTGGGATATTGGTGTGGGTGTTGACCATGGAGTTTTGACTAAAGAATCAACTGTCAATGCTTTGAAATTAATCATGTCTAGTGAGAAAGGGATGGTAATGCGTCAAAACGTTGCAAAACTCCAGGAGTCTGCATTGCAAGCTGTTGAACAAAACGGTTCTTCAGCAAAGAATTTTCTTACTTTGATACAAATTGTCACTAGTTGA